A DNA window from Aureibaculum sp. 2308TA14-22 contains the following coding sequences:
- a CDS encoding SusC/RagA family TonB-linked outer membrane protein, whose translation MRNFKNALLGMLFLFPLIASAQISVKGKVTDKATGMELPGVNVIVKGTVNGTVTDFDGLYTIDNVNIGDILVFSFIGFNNLEVTINSNADINVAMEESAESLEEVVIIGYGTTTKKDATGSVSSVKAEDINKGAIASPEQLLVGKVAGVQVTTGGGAPGTGSSIRIRGGSSLSATNNPLIVIDGIPIDNDGVSGTRNPLNIVNPNDIESYSILKDASATAIYGSRASNGVIIITTKKGKSGGIKANYTANVSVQENVQFVDAMSVDDYKAYVNANGTATDVALLGNQNNNWQDLIFQTGVGTDHNISLSGGSNKINVRGSIGYTNLNGTLKTSKLERGTYALNVGTKFFDNKLKVDVNAKASLIANRFADQGAIGNAISFDPTQPVYDNSLPFGGYFEWTSAVDGRAIKVGAPKNPLALLEQRRNTSSVQRLIGNVQFDYKLHFLPELRANLNVGIDKSSSKGKNNIFNSATTELADGTNLGNMATYDQQKENKLLDFYLNYVKDIESINSKIDFMAGYSYQNFLNEGGDISDIQDSNISQVNDYSNVLNLQSFFGRLNYTLANKYLFTLTYRTDGSSRFRGDNKWGHFPSAAFAWKMKEESFLQDSNTISDLKLRLGWGVTGQQDIGDDYHPALATYLLSTNTAQYQFGNGFISTYRAEPYNTTLKWEETTTYNVGLDFGFINDRINGSIDGYFRETVDLLNFIPFPAGSSLSNADFANIGSLENKGIELTLNLIPIQTDDLDLTLSLNGAWSDTEITKLTTNESPDYVGEPVGGFSGGVGNNIQIHTVGYAPNSFYVYEQVYDANGKPLEDVYVDRNDNGIIDLGDRYRFEKPTADITAGFSTDLNYKNFNFTMSWRGSFGNYVYNNVDSNLGFKLNLLNTAFPEVISNGVENVLETDFINGGTERYLSDYYVQDASFVKLDNVGIGYNFNSVFGEGTNLKLNATVQNVLIITDYEGLDPEVFGGIDYNIYPRPRIYTLGLNLNF comes from the coding sequence ATGAGAAATTTTAAGAATGCCTTATTGGGCATGTTATTTCTTTTTCCACTAATAGCCTCGGCTCAAATTAGCGTAAAAGGAAAGGTAACCGACAAGGCCACAGGTATGGAATTACCCGGGGTGAATGTTATCGTTAAAGGTACTGTTAACGGTACTGTAACGGATTTTGACGGTTTATACACCATAGACAATGTAAATATCGGAGATATACTGGTGTTTTCATTTATAGGGTTTAACAATTTAGAAGTTACCATAAATTCTAATGCCGACATTAATGTGGCAATGGAAGAGTCTGCCGAAAGTTTGGAAGAAGTGGTAATTATAGGTTATGGTACTACTACCAAAAAAGATGCAACGGGCTCTGTTTCTTCAGTAAAGGCTGAAGATATTAATAAGGGTGCCATTGCTTCTCCTGAACAATTGTTGGTTGGTAAAGTTGCTGGTGTACAAGTAACTACTGGAGGTGGAGCTCCCGGTACGGGAAGTAGTATACGTATTAGAGGTGGTTCTTCATTAAGTGCAACTAACAATCCTTTAATTGTTATTGACGGAATTCCTATTGATAACGATGGTGTGTCTGGTACTAGAAACCCCTTAAACATCGTAAACCCAAACGATATTGAATCGTATAGTATTTTAAAGGATGCTTCTGCTACGGCTATTTATGGTTCTAGAGCATCTAACGGAGTAATTATAATCACAACAAAGAAAGGTAAAAGTGGTGGTATTAAAGCCAATTATACCGCAAATGTTTCCGTACAAGAAAACGTACAGTTTGTTGATGCTATGTCAGTAGATGATTATAAAGCCTATGTAAATGCTAATGGCACTGCTACTGATGTTGCTTTATTGGGCAATCAGAACAACAATTGGCAAGACCTTATTTTTCAAACAGGTGTTGGTACCGATCATAACATTAGCCTGTCAGGCGGTAGTAATAAAATTAACGTTAGGGGTTCTATTGGTTATACCAACTTGAATGGTACTTTAAAAACTTCTAAGTTAGAGAGAGGAACTTATGCACTTAATGTTGGTACTAAATTCTTTGATAATAAATTAAAGGTTGATGTAAACGCGAAGGCTTCATTAATTGCCAATCGTTTTGCAGATCAAGGAGCCATAGGTAATGCCATTTCTTTTGACCCTACACAACCTGTTTATGACAATAGCCTACCATTTGGTGGCTATTTTGAGTGGACAAGTGCTGTAGATGGTAGAGCGATTAAAGTAGGTGCTCCTAAAAATCCATTGGCACTGTTAGAACAAAGAAGAAATACATCAAGTGTTCAACGTCTAATTGGAAATGTTCAATTTGATTATAAATTACATTTTTTACCAGAATTGAGAGCAAATCTTAATGTAGGTATTGATAAATCAAGTTCAAAAGGCAAGAATAATATTTTCAATTCTGCGACTACAGAATTAGCAGATGGTACTAACTTAGGCAATATGGCTACATACGATCAACAAAAAGAAAATAAGTTGTTAGATTTTTATTTGAATTATGTTAAGGACATCGAGTCTATTAACAGTAAAATAGATTTTATGGCAGGTTATTCTTATCAGAACTTTTTAAATGAAGGTGGAGATATTAGTGACATACAAGACAGTAACATAAGTCAAGTAAACGACTATTCTAATGTACTGAACCTTCAATCGTTTTTTGGTAGGTTAAATTATACTCTGGCCAATAAATATTTATTTACACTTACTTACAGAACAGATGGGTCATCAAGATTTAGAGGTGATAATAAATGGGGACATTTTCCGTCAGCAGCTTTTGCTTGGAAAATGAAAGAAGAATCTTTCTTACAAGACTCCAATACTATTTCTGACCTAAAATTACGTTTAGGTTGGGGTGTTACTGGACAACAAGATATTGGAGACGATTATCATCCTGCTCTTGCTACCTACTTATTAAGTACTAATACCGCCCAATATCAATTTGGTAATGGTTTTATATCAACGTATAGAGCAGAACCGTATAATACCACATTAAAATGGGAAGAAACAACTACTTACAATGTCGGTTTAGATTTTGGTTTTATTAATGATAGAATTAACGGTAGTATTGATGGTTATTTTAGAGAAACTGTCGATCTATTAAACTTTATACCATTCCCTGCGGGTTCATCATTATCTAATGCTGATTTTGCTAACATTGGTAGTCTGGAAAATAAAGGTATTGAGCTGACTTTAAATTTAATTCCTATTCAAACCGATGATTTGGATTTAACATTATCTTTAAACGGTGCATGGAGCGATACTGAAATCACAAAATTAACTACTAACGAAAGTCCTGACTATGTTGGTGAACCTGTTGGTGGTTTTTCTGGTGGTGTAGGTAATAATATTCAAATACATACGGTTGGATATGCTCCAAACTCATTTTATGTATATGAGCAAGTTTATGATGCCAATGGTAAACCGTTAGAAGATGTTTATGTAGATCGTAATGATAATGGTATTATTGATTTAGGAGATAGATATCGATTTGAAAAACCAACTGCTGATATTACTGCTGGTTTTTCTACAGACTTAAATTATAAGAACTTTAACTTTACCATGTCTTGGAGGGGTAGTTTTGGAAACTATGTTTATAACAACGTAGATTCTAACCTTGGATTTAAACTTAATTTATTAAATACAGCCTTTCCAGAAGTTATTTCAAATGGTGTAGAAAATGTATTAGAAACAGATTTTATTAACGGTGGTACAGAAAGGTATCTATCTGATTATTATGTACAAGATGCTTCATTTGTTAAATTGGACAATGTAGGTATTGGTTATAATTTTAACAGTGTATTTGGTGAAGGTACAAACCTAAAACTAAATGCTACTGTACAAAATGTATTGATTATTACTGATTACGAAGGTTTAGACCCTGAAGTTTTCGGAGGAATTGATTATAATATTTATCCTAGACCGAGAATATACACTTTGGGTCTTAATTTAAACTTTTAA
- a CDS encoding RagB/SusD family nutrient uptake outer membrane protein has protein sequence MKKHIFKITFLSVMLGLFTLTSCLKDLDTKPNDDDIALADEVFDNPASYKQVLAKLYAGLAISGQQGPAGLPDISGIDEGFSQYLRQYWLAQEVTTDEAVIGWADGSLPDYHEHDWNSGNEFVRALYDRIFYQIKACSAFLKQTTPDVLSGRGVDGELLNDINTYRAEARFLRALSYYHALDFFGNVPFIDEDDPIGFWTPEQMSRADLFNFVESELLAIESELVAPKANEYARVDKAGAWALLTRLYLNAEVYADQAKYTEAISYANKIINAGYTLESEYENLFLADNHTADGVIFPIAFDGLRTQSYGGTTFLIHAAIGGSMVPADFGVNGGWGGNRTTKALVNLFNYDFNSTAANNAIGAASNWGIVGDLTDWGGQPDMTLYQTGTANVYQAYYQLPDAEIKFRPDNTWGSDFGDNGSNINVTAGLYRITINTADQSFTMELLADSRAMFHTDGQNLEIEEIPTFTEGYAITKFKNVDRDGNPGSDTKGDFTDTDFPLFRLADVYLMYAEAVLRGGTGGDEATAIGYINELRTRANSPVLVTSIDLDLILDERARELYWEGHRRTDLIRYGRFTDGGYTWPWKGGSKDGVSTSNHLDLFPIPSTDLNSNPNLKQNSGY, from the coding sequence ATGAAAAAACACATTTTTAAAATAACATTTTTAAGCGTAATGTTAGGTTTGTTTACCTTAACATCGTGTTTAAAAGATTTGGATACAAAACCCAATGATGATGATATCGCTTTGGCGGACGAAGTATTTGACAATCCTGCTTCTTATAAACAGGTATTGGCTAAATTATATGCAGGTTTAGCTATTAGTGGTCAACAAGGCCCGGCAGGTTTACCCGATATTTCAGGTATTGACGAAGGTTTTAGCCAGTATTTAAGACAGTATTGGTTAGCACAAGAAGTAACTACAGACGAGGCTGTTATTGGCTGGGCTGATGGTAGCTTACCTGATTATCACGAACACGATTGGAATTCTGGCAATGAATTTGTCAGAGCATTATACGATAGAATTTTTTATCAAATAAAAGCATGTAGTGCTTTTTTAAAGCAAACCACACCAGATGTTTTAAGTGGTAGAGGTGTTGATGGCGAATTATTGAACGATATAAATACCTATCGTGCAGAAGCTCGTTTTTTGAGAGCACTGAGTTATTACCACGCACTTGACTTTTTTGGCAATGTTCCTTTTATTGATGAAGATGACCCTATTGGGTTCTGGACACCTGAACAAATGAGTAGAGCTGATTTATTTAATTTTGTAGAAAGCGAGTTGTTGGCTATTGAAAGTGAATTGGTAGCTCCAAAGGCAAACGAATATGCTAGAGTAGACAAAGCTGGGGCTTGGGCATTATTAACAAGACTATATCTAAATGCAGAAGTTTATGCAGATCAAGCAAAATATACCGAAGCTATTAGTTATGCCAATAAAATTATTAATGCCGGTTATACGTTGGAATCTGAGTACGAAAACTTATTCTTAGCAGATAATCATACTGCTGATGGGGTAATTTTCCCTATAGCTTTTGATGGTTTACGTACACAATCCTATGGAGGTACAACCTTTTTAATCCATGCCGCTATAGGTGGCTCTATGGTTCCGGCCGATTTCGGTGTCAATGGAGGCTGGGGCGGTAATAGAACTACAAAAGCTTTAGTTAACTTGTTTAATTATGACTTTAATAGCACTGCTGCCAATAATGCTATTGGAGCAGCTTCAAACTGGGGTATTGTTGGTGACCTAACCGATTGGGGCGGGCAGCCGGACATGACACTTTATCAAACAGGAACGGCAAATGTATATCAAGCTTATTATCAATTACCTGATGCTGAAATTAAATTCAGGCCTGATAACACTTGGGGCAGCGATTTTGGTGATAACGGAAGTAATATTAATGTTACTGCCGGATTGTACAGAATTACAATCAATACAGCAGATCAAAGTTTTACCATGGAGCTATTGGCAGATTCAAGAGCCATGTTTCATACCGACGGACAAAATTTAGAAATTGAAGAAATCCCAACCTTTACCGAAGGTTATGCTATAACTAAATTCAAAAATGTAGATAGAGACGGCAATCCTGGATCAGATACGAAAGGGGATTTTACCGATACCGATTTTCCATTGTTCCGACTAGCAGATGTATATTTAATGTATGCAGAGGCTGTGTTAAGAGGTGGAACTGGTGGAGATGAAGCTACTGCAATAGGCTATATAAACGAATTAAGAACAAGAGCAAATAGTCCTGTTTTAGTTACCTCAATAGATTTAGACCTTATCCTTGACGAAAGAGCAAGAGAATTATATTGGGAAGGACACCGTAGAACGGATTTGATTAGATATGGAAGATTTACCGATGGTGGTTATACTTGGCCTTGGAAAGGTGGTTCTAAAGACGGAGTAAGTACTTCAAATCATTTAGATTTATTTCCAATACCATCTACAGATTTAAATTCGAATCCGAATTTGAAACAAAATTCAGGTTACTAA